The Osmerus eperlanus chromosome 20, fOsmEpe2.1, whole genome shotgun sequence DNA segment CATATGATTCAACTGCAGTGAATGGAAGTCAGTTTACACtataaataacaaaaacaatatataGACCAATGTGTTAAGTAAAGATGGATGTCTTCAGAAATGTAGATACACTTGAGGTAAAAAATCACAGTTCTGTATGGCACCAATACGCTATTACTACCCAGGTCACATCTGTTCCAGAGAAGTCATCTTCTTGTTGCGCCGCTCCAACTTACACAGAGTCCTCTTGGTGTCAGCCAAGAATGCCCGTAAATCGCGCAGGATTACTAGTTCTGTTATCTTCTTTTGCCACTCTGTGCCTGCGGACAGTTCCTTCAGCAGCTTGTCTTGGTCCTTCATGTTTAACGCTACGACCTTGGAATCCTTCCTCTGGAGAGGAACAGAACATGAACACAGAATTATACCACTGGAATGTGATACTTAAAATAGCATTACTTGAATTTTGTGCATTATTGTAGGAGTTAAAAACCATATTCAGATACAGCTTGTAAACCAATTATAGAAACAAGGTACCTGTGATATAATGTAATCAAAAAAATATTaagaagcttttatccaaaacaactTTTATCCAACAACTTGGTCTGCAATCAAATGCCCTATAGGATATACCCATCCACTAATATAGATATAACAACATGCAAGATTGAAGTAGGGGTCTAAATAAATTAAAACCAATACCTTGTGTTGAAGGAGGTGGAGCAAGTCCTTGGTATGGTTTATGATAGAATGGACGATTTCTGAGCTGTTGGACTCTGTCTCTGCATGCTGGAGCAACACCATGTATTCTGTTAGGCCCTCGGACAGCTTCTGACAAGTCTCCTACAAAATGGAAAAGAGTCAATAATGGCATCAGCAAGACACATGCTCATTCTATTATTTAGTATAATAACATGCATATCGTTTTTATATCTATGTTATGATTAATGCTACCCATGTCCAAATCCAATGTCTCCACCAGATACAAGGCAAAACCACGAGTGAATGTGTGCTTTATGAGAATACGCAAGAGAAGACACTACACCAGAAACTAAAAATTCTTACCTTGCTTTGGTGGTTGTTCAAACACCCTGCCTTTGGTGTGGACAGTGTGTAGTATTTAAGGGAGTCCGTTATTGAAGCATTAAACTTGTGTTCTTTGATCTAGTTTCAAAAGAACAGCATCAGTTAAATCATCTAGTTCCACCCCACATGTAGGGTGAATACAGGTAAAGACACTGAGATTAATTGAAGAAAACATGAAAGACCAAACACAGGAAGCATGACCCTTCTTTGAACCTCTGCTGACAATATTTAACAATATTTATTTGCTTCATATTGCAATGTCATTTCACATATTCATTATTGAGATCCTGATGTTGAAAAGACGCATGCCACCCCCAAAAGTGACCTCACAAACAGAACCACACCAATTTAGCCCTTAACCCTCAAAAGAAATAAAAGCCCTTTACCCTCAAAGGATGAACTCTGTAATGAGTTCTGATAATTTAAGTATTTACACAGAGACATAAAAGATCAAGCTTAAGTGTCCCACTTTACCTGTATTCACCCTACATACCTAACTTCAGCTGAAGCTTCAATACTTTTATaaacatttgaatgaaaaattTGCCAGGTTTGACTCTCACCCTCTGTCCTTGAAGTTCCGTGACTTCATGAACGAGAACCTTTATCTTGCTCTCCCAATTAGTCGACGCGCTGAAAGTGCAAGAGGTCGGCACATTTAGCTCGTCTCCAGACGTTTCTTCCAGAGGGACTTCGGAGACTGGAGTCGGGACCGGGCTACCAGTTGCATTTAGCAGTAGCCATGTTATCATTAAGGCGAAATGTGAAGTTTCTGCGAAGAGAAAAACCGATGCAGAGTTAGCCGTTAGTGTTTGAGTAGACCACACTGACAAACAAGGAACTAGGACATAGGCGTATAGGCAACTTACTTGTTAAAGAAAACATGTTTTCTTCTATTAACCAGAGAAGGACACTGTAACCAGAGATGATGAAGGTGCATTTCGAATAGTGATGCGCTGGGCATTTATAGTCGAAGATATCCTTATGCGTAACTTGTTCCTATCTATCTGATGTAGGCGATAACAACCTCTTCATTATACATGCGTCACGAGGAATTAGTTGACTCATTATTGAAATTATTGACCAATATTACCCAATTAATCCAACATTTTGGGCATGAATACAGTGAATGTGAGGTTATGGTGTGGGGTTGTTCATACTGGCCTCTTGGCCTGATTGAAAATGGGTTAACTGGAATGTGTAATAATAGTAACCATGTATGCTGGAATTGTTGTTTCTTTCACTTGCTCAATTGTTAAAGCAGGACAAGAATGCCCAAAGTGAAGTTAATGAAGATGAAATGTAATAACATAGCAAATGAATACAAATCATTAATTTAGCAGAAACTTTTTtccaaagcaacgtacaggAAGAATTTTctcctgcaacctcttgatctacagGAAAACGCTTCCACTAAGCTGACTATCCCTAAACCAATCACAAGGTCTAACAAGGTCACCCACAACATTATACAAAATTAAGGTTTGACACTTATTCTACCATGACCATTGTCAATtgtaaagagaagaagaaagaaacaaGGCATAACTCCTGGCCAAAGCCAAACGAGGAGGGCCAGTGGAAGAAGAGAACTGAGAgaaaacaaccaatcagacctcaTCGTAAACCTTAGGCCGATTTATCAGTATATGGCAACGGCCTTTAGGATTGGGCTATCAACAACAATTACTGCTTGAATTGGCGTTTGCCATATTCGGACCAGTGGCTAGTGGTGCAACGAGCCATTGTTAATCCATGATCCATACAGATCCCCGTAATTTCATGAATCTTGATGCAGGGTTACAGTGAAAAAATACAGATTCAGCCCACTGTCGATtcccattgtgtttgtcatattGCCCAACTCTACTACCAATGCAACAGGAGTTATGACTCAATGGTGTAAGAGGTCTTGGTGGTGCTTTACTCTTATGGGGGGTCGCTTAACTTTAACTGTGAAGAGGATGGAGACTTCATCCAGAGAGTCTTTACTGTTGTAATAATGGACTGCTGAAACTGACTTATGCAACTGGGGCATGCATCAGAATGCCCCCTTCCAGGAATGTTTGCAAAGTAGAGTTTAGAGGAAGCAGTTTGGTTTCAGTCAAAAAAGTACAGTGAGATTCACACCATTGATAAAAGGGTTGGTAATCAGGATGTCCTCATTtgttaataaaaaaaactacaaattaCCACCAATTCATTAAAATAATGAGGTAACTTTAAGTGTAGGGCTGCTTAGTCATTTTTGGATTTTCTTTATCGAATATTTGTGGTATTTCTGGTGAACGCTCTACAACAGCGACATAGTGAACACACCCATATTGTAGACAGAGTTTAGCACCTGTGTGGCACACAGGTCCAAGATTGATAAGAAAAAATGGCAAATAAATAGTAAACAAATGAAAACTTTATAAACATAAAACGTGTTAAATTACTGCTTATCCAGTATTTTTTTCTAtttagggggtcagatggctgagcggttagggaatcgggcaattaatcagaaggttgccggtttgattccaggccgaaaaatgacgttgtgtcctataAGTaggcacgtcaccctacttATAGGCTacagggaaatgtccctgttcttactgtaagttgctctggataagagcgtctggtaaatgactaaatgtaaatatgtatagcCTACTCTTGTATTCTGTTTTTTCCTTCTATTTATAGCCTACTCTTGAAATCTAACCATCTAGATTGTTTTGCTTGATTTGGTGTTTCCATGAAACAGATCGCTGACATCTGCAGGGATGTGAAATGTGCTTCTTTCGAACAGGTTGTAAGTAAGAGAGAGATGCGTGTATTTCTGTGGGGACTGGTGACTCAAAATATTGCGGAGCTCTGGAGGAAAACTGATCCACTGCCACCCTGAAACTGTGGTTCATTTGTTTTGGCACTGCCCGTTTGTGAAAACATTTTGGCAGAATGTTTGTGATTTTACTGCAATAAATATTGATGTCCCATTTCTTTTGATGTGGAAACACTTAGTATTCGGTCTTTTAGAGGACTGTAGAGACAATCGTAATCAGGTTTATTTGATAAGTACTATATTCACAAATGTAAGTTTTCATGTAAAAAGCCTTGTTTTATTTCGTTTAAGAAAGAAATTGAGCATTATTTTGTTTCAATAAGATTTTCAATAAAGCAAAACGCAGTGAAAACTTTGAGGACCTGTAAACTTTTcaatatttttatttaattctacatcAAGCACCCCCTCGTGTACGATTGTTGTTATATATTTGTAATATGTGTATTCGAAGATGTGTAATAATTTTctgttataatttttttttacagggtTCAAAGGTTCAGTTAGGGTTGTGTTGAGGTTAGATTTAGGCTACATTAAGGGTTGGATTGTAGTTTAGGTAAGGTTTTGGGGTTGATAGGGTTAAGGTGAGTGTTATGGGAACTGAACTGTCGGTCCCCACATGAATAGCCACACAAAACGTGGCAATGATTTGCAACTGTGGCACATACAGTTAGGGTTGCCAACCGTCCCGAATTGTCAGGGACATCAATAATTATGGGTGATTTTGATTTGTCCCGTAAGGGACAGCTCCAGTCCCGTATTCCAATCACAGCCTCACCGGACAATAATAAGCTACTGTAAACGCGCAAAAACTCACGCAAACGTTTCTATGGGACACGGTTGTTGCTTgttggtgacagtgtgtgtgaactggCCACTGGTGAGGAGCGTATCGTGTTTCAAAAGGAAAAACTTGTAATAATTGTCTTGACTATTACTATGAACAATACATCCAAGCGAGTAGCTTACATTAGTGGTTTGCCAAAATTACTCTGAAATGAGTAGGTTTATGGTatgaccagagcctgtttaaggacccatattagacattctctggtatggCTAATTAAAGCTTGCGATTTCCGTTATTGTTGGTCAGCTGTTGGCACGCGCACATGTGCGCACCTCGAAGAAAGTGTCCCTTATTTGGGGTTGAGAAAGTTGGCAATCCATACAGACAATCCTGAGGCTTGTTGGCTTATTTGTGAAAGTGAGAACCCACTTCTCGGGTTCTTTTTTGTGGAAGTTCCATCAAACGTCACAGATTATTTAAGGCATTTCAGGCCTACTGTTTCTTGGTCTATGGGGTTGCCCACACCACATTGGCCCCTTGGAACCAATGTGGATATGAGAACCCCTCGTGTTTCACGTCACCACGCTGTGAATTGTGGGCAAAAATGCGGACTTAAAGGAAAGGGTGCATACATTCTCTGGTGCATATCATGGTGCATATTAGCCCCAAATGTCTGCAAAAGAGCCCTAGCACACTTGCCAATTTTACAGTGGGACGTACAGCCCTAAACCCTTACAGAGTTAGCGAGAACGCGCCTCTAAATCCATGATTCTGTGAGGGTGGAGATTGAGATTGGGGGTATAGGCTATGATGAGAAAGAAGCTTTGGAGAATAAGAACGACCTCCAACTGAACGGTCCAATACAAGGAGATGTTGGTGTAGCCTAGTTTCGCAACCCCCACCTTGCAGCCGGTCGTCTGAAACAGCGATGCATTACCATGTTTAAATTTTTTAGTAAGTAATTAATTAACGTTGCCCTTCCACTGAAtgaaaaatccccccccccccccaaaaaagaaaagaaaacccaAAACAAACCTTCTATCACATAATGATAAATATATTTGTCTGAGGTTAATCATTAAGGACTGTCTTTTGGGTCCAATTGGTAGATTAGAGACATCTCGGCATCTACTGGACGTGAAGGAAACGAAGGCTAATGTGTGTAAAGTATGGTCAGAGGTTAAGGTTAATAAGAATTTAAATAAATATGAAACCATTAACCCATTGTAAACTATTGAGACGCAGCCCTACATTTAAGTAACCACTAGCCAATGACCAAGACTGTTACTGGGAAACATCTCATGATTAACCAATGGAAGCGCTGCTTATTCTTAGATTAGACGACTGGGAATTGTGATATTTTGGTCCACAGCGTAAGTTGGCGAGTTTTTTGTCATCGTTGTTATGTGTACATTTTATATAAACACTTTAGTATCAGACCTACCGTTAGCTTATCATTGCATGAAAGTAGTACTCAACACTAACTACCTAGCAAAATACACCACAACAGTCAGACTAGCTAACAAACCGGAGACTAGCACAGCTATTTATCAACGCTAACTAGCTAGTAATGTCTTGTACCCACTAGCTTGCCAATACAATGCGCTGGGTTTGATTGAAATGAGTTAATAAGTGGGATTGTCGATATTCGATAGCTTTGTGTTGTCAGAGCCATAACAACCAATATATACAGCACTAAGACAATCTTATATTTAAATGTATCATTAGTAACCTAGCTATTTGTTGCTAGTAAGCTAGTTAGCATGAATATTCGTTTGGTTCCAGTAACATTGTTTCTCACAGTCGTGACGAAATGGTTTAAAATAATTAACAACCAGGCTCTGTCATAATGAAGTCATACCCCACATGCTGAGAGGtgtgtattttttgttgttgtctgtcCTTAATATTTGTTAGGAGACAGTACAGTATAGGTGCAAAGGATTTAGTTTTGAAACAGAGATTAGTTATGTCTGCTAGTTTCATCCAGTTTATGACAGAAAGATGTTTGATTTTAGATGATGGAGACCCCAGTaaccccatcctctccctctctatccctgtaCAGATGGCTGTTTGTTTTGAACCAATGAACAGCATTGTTGtccttgatgatgatgatgaagaagaagagaggcctcagccatcttcctcctcctctcaaccCTCAACAAATCCCATTACACCCCCTAGAGCCCAGATACCTGCCCCAACACACATCACCCAATCACCATTTGCATCTGCGAAGAAGGAGAGCCACGTGCTGCAGGCAGAGAACCAGAGACTATTCACAGAGGTAAATAGGCATAACTGTTGGGTTGATAGCAACAGGTCTTGATGATGGAGGAGTACACATGATGAGACGAAGCACACCCTCTGCATAGATTGCATGTGCTTGGGATGAAACGGATGTAGCAGCGTCTATAGTTTACTC contains these protein-coding regions:
- the LOC134006868 gene encoding interleukin-6-like, with the translated sequence MFSLTKTSHFALMITWLLLNATGSPVPTPVSEVPLEETSGDELNVPTSCTFSASTNWESKIKVLVHEVTELQGQRIKEHKFNASITDSLKYYTLSTPKAGCLNNHQSKETCQKLSEGLTEYMVLLQHAETESNSSEIVHSIINHTKDLLHLLQHKRKDSKVVALNMKDQDKLLKELSAGTEWQKKITELVILRDLRAFLADTKRTLCKLERRNKKMTSLEQM